A region from the Aphis gossypii isolate Hap1 chromosome 1, ASM2018417v2, whole genome shotgun sequence genome encodes:
- the LOC114123555 gene encoding SR-related and CTD-associated factor 8 isoform X1 — translation MEAVKAFTFELYSIMDMKPPISKAKMTAITRNAIKAIKLYKHVVQCVEKFIQKCKPEYKIPGLYVIDSIVRQSRHQFGNDKDVFAPRFARNLKLTFTHLFACPEEDKSKVIRVLNLWQKNAVFTTDIIQPIFDLAANPDFGEHSQMNPLTSMDNSPKLSVKTDLFKIQDNTQVKDDTSKNFDNLQSTDIENKQIDPAILEHIQAIQSLLKKQPSHLQQLSTSPQVKKSDTVKLFDKKILDYDYGDDEDEMLNQSPVFQQQQHQSATIDGIDSLLNNPEVLRTLRNVEGLMSTQSKQLAELDKLKEMRKEAEFDKHLAQTVQNLPFASECELKPAPVVSQAVGMMSNPYVNQLFSTQMYQQQQPLMSLESHHKPLTQIISYDDPNQSKQPEVIDLDHIASPPQNKRDSRRDGYSLGPSRKRSPRKSSRERQREREKEREKDRERRKKYLPPFKKNHLAVVSTTLWVGHLSKLIHQDDLYGLFQPIGDIVSLNLISPRGCAFLCMNRRQDAARIMSKYQGERLQGKPMTIAWAPGQAMKDKEWKDYWEIDDGVSYIPWEKLNKDIDYDELEVGGMLDEDTMPEWLKTHLKNLRTSKKNEKKEEEKLSEGIQQPLNTSNYFDPQGVQSPSIQNMQMSPAQNNQPNQINFNMPQTMSMPNPFGINPRLINPMMNPMMPGTMAPMGMGHPSMMMMNRMPSPFGPPPNMPIMGNPQQMAMSNDAQKPLGVPPDMMMSFPFGMNLPSQTAAISSGQTMMGINPPTVTSGTSTAPTLSQNTSHKDSLNTSNPPPNQLDPSTLMQFNLPPPPTLPNLSDFARITSNSNIGNNKYDPNTLGNSEPEDSKDSDRNIERDDRIHGLDHRNRSYDNRERIDRFTDRDIKNDRGRRDDLSQRQDPRNRIKGPEQRERKSSRWGDKVNEEVDNPNNIDRLSVKEGLGITQIPNIPQLDNVKDILIPNNSLHQILDHVMQDNMGNPPFQPGMFGPNNGPLPNQMFNMPPQNFPQDGPRPPLMDNGNMRGRGGWNRGGRGGFRGRGGYNPPNWDNNNGPPNWDTNSGPNWDNNGPPPVWQNQNMNRGGMMGRGNLRPPLMQNVMGRGRDNWVDNNLPANRGSRDSDNWVGRGSGRDSDKWGSRGGGRDSDGWGGRGRLSPWRGNGNRRRNEDWEGPNQQKRWRRDDNPEWDEQQKPWKRGTMNEEEERQNNKQGSQWAASKLKNRDNNDERSKKPSKWGDKESDDNTKEDQWNKKSTEHTSSIDETNVEESPHQTSAPMDLDNYEGEGVDNIEQLQKNQEQEQETVISNMTFKQHDEIENKEDQKETQEHHELSVYADSNNEDKNIEQNNEEQLNKNQPFGDYQNDFTNNSQELFHDNIKETQQNSQKISVINFEQQHLETKLQDDYQSHEEYQNDSNDNFNSQQENEIRQTNEEFEQNVQFKSDYSSMKDENDQPNNHQSFNEESFNNLNNEECSVNAIVSQVDKTNKDMNIEEKSCAPRDDFYFGGDSESSMNIEQQNNEILPIEETVNISTDNEMNDINATELNQS, via the exons ATGGAGGCGGTCAAAGCGTTTACGTTTGAG CTTTATTCCATCATGGATATGAAGCCGCCAATATCAAAAGCAAAAATGACTGCAATTACTCGAAATGCAATTAaagctattaaattatataaacatgttGTTCAATGTGTagaaaaatttatacaaaag tgcaAACCTGAGTATAAGATTCCAGGTTTATATGTAATTGATTCAATTGTAAGGCAATCACGTCATCAATTTGGAAATGACAAAGATGTATTTGCCCCTAGATTTGCACGTAATCTCAAATTGACTTTTACTCACTTATTTGCTTGTCCAGAAGAAGATaaa AGTAAAGTTATtcgagtattaaatttatggcaAAAGAATGCTGTTTTTACCACAGATATTATTCAACCTATTTTTGATTTGGCTGCCAATCCTGATTTTGGAGAACATTCTCAAATGAATCCTTTAACATCTATGGACAATAGCCCAAAactaa gTGTCAAGACagatctttttaaaattcaagatAATACTCAAGTTAAAGATGATACTTCTAAAAATTTTGACAATTTACAA AGCACAGAcatagaaaataaacaaatagatCCAGCTATACTTGAGCACATACAGGCTATTCAATCATTGTTGAAAAAACAACCAAGTCATTTGCAACAGTTATCTACATCTCCTCAAGTTAAAAAATCTGATACA gtgaaattgtttgataaaaaaattcttgatTATGATTATGGTGATGACGAAGATGAAATGCTTAATCAATCTCCAGTATTCCAACAACAGCAACATCAAAGTGCTACCATTGACGGAATTGACAG ccTATTGAATAACCCAGAAGTTCTGCGCACATTGCGCAATGTCGAAGGGTTAATGTCTACACAGTCTAAACAGCTAGCAGAGTTGGACAAGTTAAAAGAAATGAGAAAAGAAGCGGAGTTCGACAAGCATCTTGCTCAGACTGTTCAG aatttaccATTTGCTTCTGAGTGTGAATTAAAACCAGCTCCTGTAGTCTCTCAAGCGGTTGGAATGATGTCAAACCCATatgtaaatcaattatttagtaCACAAATGTACCAACAACAACAACCTTTGATGTCATTAGAATCTCACCATAAACCTTTAACTCAGataat tagtTATGATGATCCGAACCAGTCAAAACAACCTGAAGTGATAGATCTAGATCATATTGCATCACCTCCCCAAAATAAGCGAGATAGTAGACGAGATGGTTATTCATTAGGTCCATCACGTAAACGATCGCCTAGAAAGAGTAGTCGTGAACGTCAACGAGAACGAGAAAAGGAACGTGAAAAAGATAGAGaaaggagaaaaaaatatttgcctccatttaaaaaaaatcatttagcAG ttgtaaGCACTACTCTTTGGGTGGGTCATTTATCAAAACTCATACACCAAGACGATTTATATGGATTATTTCAACCAATTGGTGATAtagtttcattaaatttaatatcacctAGAGGATGTGCTTTTTTGTGTATGAACCGAAGGCAAGATGCTGCTCGTATAATGAGTAAATATCAAGGAGAAAGATTACAAGGAAAACCTATGAcg ATTGCTTGGGCTCCGGGTCAAGCAATGAAAGATAAAGAATGGAAAGATTATTGGGAAATTGATGATGGAGTTTCATACATACCTTGGGAGAAATTAAACAAGGATATAGACTATGATGAACTGGAAGTTGGAGGAATGTTGGATGAAGATACAATGCCTGAATggcttaaaa cTCACTTAAAGAACTTACgaacatctaaaaaaaatgagaaaaaagaagaagaaaaattatCTGAGGGAATTCAGCAGCCACTAAATACATCCAATTATTTTGATCCACAAGGTGTTCAATCTCCCAGCATTCAAAACATGCAAATGTCCCCCGCTCAAAATAATCAGCCCAATcagataaatttcaatatgcCACAGACAATGAGCATGCCTAATCCGTTTGGAATAAATCCTA gaTTAATTAATCCAATGATGAATCCCATGATGCCTGGCACTATGGCTCCAATGGGGATGGGTCACCCTTCtatgatgatgatgaataGAATGCCATCGCCATTTGGACCTCCAC CAAATATGCCCATAATGGGAAATCCTCAACAAATGGCAATGTCTAATGATGCACAAAAACCACTTGGTGTACCTCCAGATATGATGATGTCTTTTCCTTTTGGCATGAATCTACCATcccaaa ctGCTGCTATTTCTTCTGGTCAGACAATGATGGGTATAAATCCACCTACTGTCACATCTGGAACTAGTACTGCTCCTACGCTTTCTCAAAACACAAGTCATAAAGATAGTCTTAACACATCAAATCCTCCTCCAAATCAGTTAGATCCTTCAACCCTTATGCAATTCAATTTACCTCCTCCCCCAACACTTCCAAATTTATCTGATTTTGCACGAATTACAAGTAACAGTAATATaggcaataataaatatgatccTAATACATTAGGTAACTCTGAGCCTGAAGATTCTAAAGACTCTGATAGAAATATTGAACGAGATGATAGAATTCATGGACTAGATCATAGAAATCGTAGTTACGATAATAGGGAAAGAATTGATAGATTTACAGATAGAGATATAAAAAACGATCGTGGACGAAGAGACGATTTATCTCAAAGACAAGATCCGAGAAATCGTATAAAAGGGCCTGAACAAAGAGAAAGAAAATCATCACGCTGGGGTGATAAAGTTAACGAAGAAGTAGACAatccaaataatattgatcGATTGTCAGTAAAAGAAGGATTGGGAATAACCCAAATTCCAAATATACCACAACTAGATAATGTAAAAGATATATTGATTCCAAATAATTCTTTGCATCAAATCCTTGATCATGTAATGCAAGATAACATGGGTAATCCTCCATTTCAACCTGGCATGTTTGGGCCTAACAATGGACCACTTCCAAATCAAATGTTCAATATGCCCCCTCAAAATTTCCCACaag atggtCCTAGACCACCTCTTATGGACAATGGTAATATGAGGGGACGAGGAGGATGGAATCGTGGAGGCCGTGGAGGATTTAGAGGACGTGGAGGATACAACCCACCAAACTGGGATAATAACAATGGTCCACCTAATTGGGATACAAACAGTGGACCTAATTGGGATAATAATGGACCACCTCCTGTTTGGCAGaatcaaaatatgaatagAGGAGGTATGATGGGAAGAGGTAATTTAAGACCACCATTAATGCAGAATGTAATGGGCCGTGGCCGAG ataATTGGGTAGACAATAATTTACCTGCTAATAGAGGCAGTCGTGATTCAGATAATTGGGTCGGTCGTGGAAGTGGACGTGATTCAGATAAATGGGGAAGTCGGGGAGGTGGTCGTGATTCTGATGGATGGGGTGGTCGTGGTAGACTTTCTCCTTGGAGAGGAAATGGTAATCGGCGACGAAATGAAGATTGGGAAGGACCTAATCAACAAAAACGTTGGAGACGTGATGATAATCCTGAATGGGATGAACAACAGAAACCATGGAAACGTGGAACGATGAATGAAGAAGAAGAAagacaaaacaataaacaaggATCACAGTGGGCTGCtagtaagttaaaaaatcGTGATAACAATGATGAACGATCTAAAAAACCAAGCAAATGGGGTGATAAAGAGTCTGACGATAATACTAAAGAAGATCAATGGAACAAAAAATCTACAGAACATACTTCATCTATTGATGAAACTAATGTAGAAGAAAGTCCACATCAAACAAGTGCTCCAATGGATTTAGACAACTATGAAGGTGAAGGTGTTGATAATATTGagcaattacaaaaaaatcaagaacAAGAACAAGAAACTGTAATTTCAAACATGACATTTAAACAGCatgatgaaattgaaaataaggaAGATCAAAAGGAGACTCAGGAACATCATGAATTGAGTGTTTATGCCGATTCAAATAATGaagacaaaaatattgaacaaaacAATGAAGagcaacttaataaaaatcaaccaTTTGGAGATTATCAAAACGATTTTACCAATAACTCACAAGAATTATTCCATGACAATATTAAAGAAACACAGCAgaattcacaaaaaatatctGTAATTAACTTTGAACAGCAACATTTAGAAACAAAACTGCAAGATGATTATCAATCACACGAAGAATATCAAAATGATTCTAACGACAATTTTAATTCTCAACAAGAAAATGAAATAAGACAAACTAATGAAGAATTTGaacaaaatgtacaatttaaatccGATTATAGTAGTATGAAAGATGAAAATGACCAACCTAATAATCACCAATCTTTTAATGAAGAATctttcaacaatttaaataatgaagagTGTTCAGTCAATGCTATTGTGTCTCAAGTAGATAAGACTAATAAAGACATGAATATAGAAGAAAAATCTTGTGCACCTCGTGATGACTTTTATTTTGGGGGAGATAGTGAATCATCAATGAATATAGAACAACAGAATAATGAGATTCTTCCAATTGAAGAAAcagtaaatatttcaacagATAATGAAATGAATGATATTAATGCAACAGAATTAAATCAAAGTTAA
- the LOC114123555 gene encoding SR-related and CTD-associated factor 8 isoform X2: MEAVKAFTFELYSIMDMKPPISKAKMTAITRNAIKAIKLYKHVVQCVEKFIQKCKPEYKIPGLYVIDSIVRQSRHQFGNDKDVFAPRFARNLKLTFTHLFACPEEDKSKVIRVLNLWQKNAVFTTDIIQPIFDLAANPDFGEHSQMNPLTSMDNSPKLSVKTDLFKIQDNTQVKDDTSKNFDNLQSTDIENKQIDPAILEHIQAIQSLLKKQPSHLQQLSTSPQVKKSDTVKLFDKKILDYDYGDDEDEMLNQSPVFQQQQHQSATIDGIDSLLNNPEVLRTLRNVEGLMSTQSKQLAELDKLKEMRKEAEFDKHLAQTVQNLPFASECELKPAPVVSQAVGMMSNPYVNQLFSTQMYQQQQPLMSLESHHKPLTQIIYDDPNQSKQPEVIDLDHIASPPQNKRDSRRDGYSLGPSRKRSPRKSSRERQREREKEREKDRERRKKYLPPFKKNHLAVVSTTLWVGHLSKLIHQDDLYGLFQPIGDIVSLNLISPRGCAFLCMNRRQDAARIMSKYQGERLQGKPMTIAWAPGQAMKDKEWKDYWEIDDGVSYIPWEKLNKDIDYDELEVGGMLDEDTMPEWLKTHLKNLRTSKKNEKKEEEKLSEGIQQPLNTSNYFDPQGVQSPSIQNMQMSPAQNNQPNQINFNMPQTMSMPNPFGINPRLINPMMNPMMPGTMAPMGMGHPSMMMMNRMPSPFGPPPNMPIMGNPQQMAMSNDAQKPLGVPPDMMMSFPFGMNLPSQTAAISSGQTMMGINPPTVTSGTSTAPTLSQNTSHKDSLNTSNPPPNQLDPSTLMQFNLPPPPTLPNLSDFARITSNSNIGNNKYDPNTLGNSEPEDSKDSDRNIERDDRIHGLDHRNRSYDNRERIDRFTDRDIKNDRGRRDDLSQRQDPRNRIKGPEQRERKSSRWGDKVNEEVDNPNNIDRLSVKEGLGITQIPNIPQLDNVKDILIPNNSLHQILDHVMQDNMGNPPFQPGMFGPNNGPLPNQMFNMPPQNFPQDGPRPPLMDNGNMRGRGGWNRGGRGGFRGRGGYNPPNWDNNNGPPNWDTNSGPNWDNNGPPPVWQNQNMNRGGMMGRGNLRPPLMQNVMGRGRDNWVDNNLPANRGSRDSDNWVGRGSGRDSDKWGSRGGGRDSDGWGGRGRLSPWRGNGNRRRNEDWEGPNQQKRWRRDDNPEWDEQQKPWKRGTMNEEEERQNNKQGSQWAASKLKNRDNNDERSKKPSKWGDKESDDNTKEDQWNKKSTEHTSSIDETNVEESPHQTSAPMDLDNYEGEGVDNIEQLQKNQEQEQETVISNMTFKQHDEIENKEDQKETQEHHELSVYADSNNEDKNIEQNNEEQLNKNQPFGDYQNDFTNNSQELFHDNIKETQQNSQKISVINFEQQHLETKLQDDYQSHEEYQNDSNDNFNSQQENEIRQTNEEFEQNVQFKSDYSSMKDENDQPNNHQSFNEESFNNLNNEECSVNAIVSQVDKTNKDMNIEEKSCAPRDDFYFGGDSESSMNIEQQNNEILPIEETVNISTDNEMNDINATELNQS, encoded by the exons ATGGAGGCGGTCAAAGCGTTTACGTTTGAG CTTTATTCCATCATGGATATGAAGCCGCCAATATCAAAAGCAAAAATGACTGCAATTACTCGAAATGCAATTAaagctattaaattatataaacatgttGTTCAATGTGTagaaaaatttatacaaaag tgcaAACCTGAGTATAAGATTCCAGGTTTATATGTAATTGATTCAATTGTAAGGCAATCACGTCATCAATTTGGAAATGACAAAGATGTATTTGCCCCTAGATTTGCACGTAATCTCAAATTGACTTTTACTCACTTATTTGCTTGTCCAGAAGAAGATaaa AGTAAAGTTATtcgagtattaaatttatggcaAAAGAATGCTGTTTTTACCACAGATATTATTCAACCTATTTTTGATTTGGCTGCCAATCCTGATTTTGGAGAACATTCTCAAATGAATCCTTTAACATCTATGGACAATAGCCCAAAactaa gTGTCAAGACagatctttttaaaattcaagatAATACTCAAGTTAAAGATGATACTTCTAAAAATTTTGACAATTTACAA AGCACAGAcatagaaaataaacaaatagatCCAGCTATACTTGAGCACATACAGGCTATTCAATCATTGTTGAAAAAACAACCAAGTCATTTGCAACAGTTATCTACATCTCCTCAAGTTAAAAAATCTGATACA gtgaaattgtttgataaaaaaattcttgatTATGATTATGGTGATGACGAAGATGAAATGCTTAATCAATCTCCAGTATTCCAACAACAGCAACATCAAAGTGCTACCATTGACGGAATTGACAG ccTATTGAATAACCCAGAAGTTCTGCGCACATTGCGCAATGTCGAAGGGTTAATGTCTACACAGTCTAAACAGCTAGCAGAGTTGGACAAGTTAAAAGAAATGAGAAAAGAAGCGGAGTTCGACAAGCATCTTGCTCAGACTGTTCAG aatttaccATTTGCTTCTGAGTGTGAATTAAAACCAGCTCCTGTAGTCTCTCAAGCGGTTGGAATGATGTCAAACCCATatgtaaatcaattatttagtaCACAAATGTACCAACAACAACAACCTTTGATGTCATTAGAATCTCACCATAAACCTTTAACTCAGataat tTATGATGATCCGAACCAGTCAAAACAACCTGAAGTGATAGATCTAGATCATATTGCATCACCTCCCCAAAATAAGCGAGATAGTAGACGAGATGGTTATTCATTAGGTCCATCACGTAAACGATCGCCTAGAAAGAGTAGTCGTGAACGTCAACGAGAACGAGAAAAGGAACGTGAAAAAGATAGAGaaaggagaaaaaaatatttgcctccatttaaaaaaaatcatttagcAG ttgtaaGCACTACTCTTTGGGTGGGTCATTTATCAAAACTCATACACCAAGACGATTTATATGGATTATTTCAACCAATTGGTGATAtagtttcattaaatttaatatcacctAGAGGATGTGCTTTTTTGTGTATGAACCGAAGGCAAGATGCTGCTCGTATAATGAGTAAATATCAAGGAGAAAGATTACAAGGAAAACCTATGAcg ATTGCTTGGGCTCCGGGTCAAGCAATGAAAGATAAAGAATGGAAAGATTATTGGGAAATTGATGATGGAGTTTCATACATACCTTGGGAGAAATTAAACAAGGATATAGACTATGATGAACTGGAAGTTGGAGGAATGTTGGATGAAGATACAATGCCTGAATggcttaaaa cTCACTTAAAGAACTTACgaacatctaaaaaaaatgagaaaaaagaagaagaaaaattatCTGAGGGAATTCAGCAGCCACTAAATACATCCAATTATTTTGATCCACAAGGTGTTCAATCTCCCAGCATTCAAAACATGCAAATGTCCCCCGCTCAAAATAATCAGCCCAATcagataaatttcaatatgcCACAGACAATGAGCATGCCTAATCCGTTTGGAATAAATCCTA gaTTAATTAATCCAATGATGAATCCCATGATGCCTGGCACTATGGCTCCAATGGGGATGGGTCACCCTTCtatgatgatgatgaataGAATGCCATCGCCATTTGGACCTCCAC CAAATATGCCCATAATGGGAAATCCTCAACAAATGGCAATGTCTAATGATGCACAAAAACCACTTGGTGTACCTCCAGATATGATGATGTCTTTTCCTTTTGGCATGAATCTACCATcccaaa ctGCTGCTATTTCTTCTGGTCAGACAATGATGGGTATAAATCCACCTACTGTCACATCTGGAACTAGTACTGCTCCTACGCTTTCTCAAAACACAAGTCATAAAGATAGTCTTAACACATCAAATCCTCCTCCAAATCAGTTAGATCCTTCAACCCTTATGCAATTCAATTTACCTCCTCCCCCAACACTTCCAAATTTATCTGATTTTGCACGAATTACAAGTAACAGTAATATaggcaataataaatatgatccTAATACATTAGGTAACTCTGAGCCTGAAGATTCTAAAGACTCTGATAGAAATATTGAACGAGATGATAGAATTCATGGACTAGATCATAGAAATCGTAGTTACGATAATAGGGAAAGAATTGATAGATTTACAGATAGAGATATAAAAAACGATCGTGGACGAAGAGACGATTTATCTCAAAGACAAGATCCGAGAAATCGTATAAAAGGGCCTGAACAAAGAGAAAGAAAATCATCACGCTGGGGTGATAAAGTTAACGAAGAAGTAGACAatccaaataatattgatcGATTGTCAGTAAAAGAAGGATTGGGAATAACCCAAATTCCAAATATACCACAACTAGATAATGTAAAAGATATATTGATTCCAAATAATTCTTTGCATCAAATCCTTGATCATGTAATGCAAGATAACATGGGTAATCCTCCATTTCAACCTGGCATGTTTGGGCCTAACAATGGACCACTTCCAAATCAAATGTTCAATATGCCCCCTCAAAATTTCCCACaag atggtCCTAGACCACCTCTTATGGACAATGGTAATATGAGGGGACGAGGAGGATGGAATCGTGGAGGCCGTGGAGGATTTAGAGGACGTGGAGGATACAACCCACCAAACTGGGATAATAACAATGGTCCACCTAATTGGGATACAAACAGTGGACCTAATTGGGATAATAATGGACCACCTCCTGTTTGGCAGaatcaaaatatgaatagAGGAGGTATGATGGGAAGAGGTAATTTAAGACCACCATTAATGCAGAATGTAATGGGCCGTGGCCGAG ataATTGGGTAGACAATAATTTACCTGCTAATAGAGGCAGTCGTGATTCAGATAATTGGGTCGGTCGTGGAAGTGGACGTGATTCAGATAAATGGGGAAGTCGGGGAGGTGGTCGTGATTCTGATGGATGGGGTGGTCGTGGTAGACTTTCTCCTTGGAGAGGAAATGGTAATCGGCGACGAAATGAAGATTGGGAAGGACCTAATCAACAAAAACGTTGGAGACGTGATGATAATCCTGAATGGGATGAACAACAGAAACCATGGAAACGTGGAACGATGAATGAAGAAGAAGAAagacaaaacaataaacaaggATCACAGTGGGCTGCtagtaagttaaaaaatcGTGATAACAATGATGAACGATCTAAAAAACCAAGCAAATGGGGTGATAAAGAGTCTGACGATAATACTAAAGAAGATCAATGGAACAAAAAATCTACAGAACATACTTCATCTATTGATGAAACTAATGTAGAAGAAAGTCCACATCAAACAAGTGCTCCAATGGATTTAGACAACTATGAAGGTGAAGGTGTTGATAATATTGagcaattacaaaaaaatcaagaacAAGAACAAGAAACTGTAATTTCAAACATGACATTTAAACAGCatgatgaaattgaaaataaggaAGATCAAAAGGAGACTCAGGAACATCATGAATTGAGTGTTTATGCCGATTCAAATAATGaagacaaaaatattgaacaaaacAATGAAGagcaacttaataaaaatcaaccaTTTGGAGATTATCAAAACGATTTTACCAATAACTCACAAGAATTATTCCATGACAATATTAAAGAAACACAGCAgaattcacaaaaaatatctGTAATTAACTTTGAACAGCAACATTTAGAAACAAAACTGCAAGATGATTATCAATCACACGAAGAATATCAAAATGATTCTAACGACAATTTTAATTCTCAACAAGAAAATGAAATAAGACAAACTAATGAAGAATTTGaacaaaatgtacaatttaaatccGATTATAGTAGTATGAAAGATGAAAATGACCAACCTAATAATCACCAATCTTTTAATGAAGAATctttcaacaatttaaataatgaagagTGTTCAGTCAATGCTATTGTGTCTCAAGTAGATAAGACTAATAAAGACATGAATATAGAAGAAAAATCTTGTGCACCTCGTGATGACTTTTATTTTGGGGGAGATAGTGAATCATCAATGAATATAGAACAACAGAATAATGAGATTCTTCCAATTGAAGAAAcagtaaatatttcaacagATAATGAAATGAATGATATTAATGCAACAGAATTAAATCAAAGTTAA